The sequence below is a genomic window from Fluoribacter dumoffii NY 23.
TCGTTTCGGCGTTTCCGCCCCTGCTGCCCAAGCCTATGAATACCTGGGAATTACTGTAGAGCGTATAATTAATGCATTAGAAACATTGATAGAAGAAAAATAATAAAGAACGTATAGCCTCGATGAAGCAAGGCTAGGCCGGAAGAAAAATTGCCGCTTGGGCTTTGCCTTCACCAATACGCGGTTAGACGCTCATAACTTGAGATAAGTAACTCATTACAAAAATTGGAGAGAAGTAATATGACAATACGTGTCGCGATTAATGGCTACGGTCGCATTGGCCGTTGTATCCTGAGAGCAATTTTTGAGTCCAAAAAACAAAATGAATTTGAAATCGTTGCCATCAACGATTTATCTGCGATTGATGTTACAGCACATCTCACGCGTTATGATACTACCCATGGCCGTTTCGCATCCGACGTGAGTGTCGAAGGCGACATGCTTATCATTGACGGCCATGCAATTAAAATCATTGCCGAACGCAATCCTCTGAATTTGCCCTGGAAAGAATTAAACATTGATTTGGTTTTGGAATGCACAGGCTTCTTTACCGAGCGTGAAAAGGCGATGCAGCATATTTCTGCAGGTGCAAAAAAAGTACTGATTTCCGCCCCCGGAAAAAATGTGGACGCAACCATTGTTTATGGCGTCAACCACCACACCCTCAAAAGCTCAGATCTTATCGTTTCTAACGCATCATGTACCACCAATTGCCTGGCACCAGTGGTTAAACCATTAAATGATGCCCTGGGCATTGAAGCAGGTTTATTAAATACCGTGCATGCCTACACTAATGATCAGATGCTTTTGGATGGAAGCCATGAGGATCTGCGACGTGCCCGTGCAGCAGCCCATTCCATAATCCCAACCAAAACAGGTGCCGCAGCAGCAGTTGGCCTGGTATTGCCTGAGTTGGCAGGAAAACTGGATGGTTTTGCGATGCGTGTCCCCGTTCTTAATGTATCTGTTATTGATTTAACCTTTACTGCAAAGCGTGATACTACAGCCCAGGAAGTAAACGATATTGTACGCCAGGCAAAAAGCCGCATCTTGCAAATCAATGATGATCCTTTAGTTTCTTGCGATTTTAATCATAATCCTGCATCAGCTATTTTTGATACCACGCAGACCAAAGTGTTTGGGAATCTGGTAAAAATCGTAGCGTGGTATGACAATGAATGGGGCTTTTCAAACCGTATGCTCGATACTGCACAACAAATGATGAATTGCTAATATCCCGTCTGGAGATAACTGATGAATCTGATACAAATGCACGATATAGACTTGTCTGGAAAACGAGTACTCATTCGTGAAGATCTGAATGTGCCAATCAAAGAAGGGATTATTACCAGCGACCAACGGCTGCAGGCAGCACTTCCCACGATTAAAGCCGCTTTAGATGCGGGTGCTGCGGTTATGGTCATATCCCATTTAGGACGTCCTGAAGAGGGAAAGTTCGAACGTCGTTTTTCCATGGAGCCGATTGCCCAATATTTAGAAGAAAATCTGGACTATCCTGTGCGTTTTGTAAGCGATTACCTCAATGGACTGGATGTTAAGCCGGGTGAGCTGGTCGTGTGTGAAAACGTCCGTTTTAATGTAGGCGAAAAAAATAATGACGAGCAGCTGGCGAAAAAACTTGCCGCGCTCTGTGATATTTTTGTCATGGACGCCTTTGGTACAGCGCATAGAGCCCAGGCCTCTACGTACGGAGTTGCCCAATATGCACCGATTGCCGTTGCAGGTCCCTTATTAGTGAGAGAACTGGATGCCTTGAACAAGGCACTTGCTGCCCCCAAAAAACCAATTGTTGCTATTGTTGGCGGCGCCAAAGTGTCCACAAAATTGAGCTTGTTAAGGCAGTTAGTCACCCGTGTGGATTATTTAATTCCCGGCGGCGGAATTGCCAATACTTTTCTCAAAGCCCAGGGATTTGAAATTGGTGTTTCCCTTTATGAACAGAATTTACTGGATGAAGCACGCGAAATTCTGCAACTGGCCAAAGAAAAAGGCTGTCAGATCCCCTTGCCAACTGATGTAGTAGTGGGCAAAACATTTAGCGAGCATTGTCCAGCATACAATAAATCACTGCACAATGTTGCTGCTGACGACATGATTCTCGATATTGGCCCTATGACAGTAGCAGAGTACGTAGATATTATCGACAAGGCCAAAACCATCATTTGGAATGGTCCGGTTGGTGTATTTGAATTTGCACAATTTGCCTATGGTACACGGGCTTTGGCAATTGCCATAGCTGAAAGCGAGGCCTTTTCAATTGCTGGCGGTGGTGATACCCTTGCAGCGATTGATCTCTATGATCTCAATCAGCAAATTTCCTATGTTTCCACTGGAGGTGGGGCATTTCTTGAGTGTTTGGAAGGAAAGACCTTGCCTGCTGTTGCCATTTTGCAGGAGCGTGCAAAAGATGTTAAGACAAACTAAAATTGTTGCTACTTTAGGACCATCCAGTAGTGACCCCATAACACTACGTGCCATGTTGACCGCTGGGGTTGATGTGGTGCGCATTAATTTTTCCCATGCCGATGCTTCAGCCTCACAGCTTATTTCATTGGTACGGGAAATTGCCGAAGAACTACAACTTCCCGTGGCGGTGATGGCGGATTTACAAGGTCCAAAAATTCGTATTGGCCGTTTTGAAAACAAATCCATTACTCTAGTGGAAGGTCAGGACTTTACCCTGGATTGCAATGCAGCAGAACTCTTGGGTAATCATACTGAAGTCTCGGTGGCCTATCCCAATCTTTCCGCGGAATTAACCCCAGGCGATCATTTATTACTTAATGACGGATTGGTCGAGTTGGAAGTCAAGGAGATTGTTGGCTCTAAAATTCACTGTCGAGTCATTGAAGGCGGGATTCTCAGCGATCTTAAAGGGTTAAACAGAAAAGGGGGCGGCCTTGCAGCCCGCACCATGACGGAAAAAGACAAACGGGATTTACGGACCGCCATTGAAGCTGAAGTTGATTACATCAGTTTGTCCTTTGTAAAGGATGCTGAAGACATTCGCCACACCCGGGCCCTCATGTCTGAATTCGGTAAAAAAATACCTATCATCGCCAAAATTGAACGCACGGAAGCATTGGATTATTTAACTGAAATTATTCTGGAATCTGATGCCATCATGGTAGCCCGCGGGGATTTGGGAGTGGAAATCGGTGCTGCAGAAGTACCGGCAATTCAAAAGCATATCATTGGGGAAGCGCGGCGCCTGGATAAAGTAGTCATCACAGCAACGCAAATGATGGAATCCATGATTAATAATCCGCAACCTACCCGGGCTGAAGTTTCTGATGTGGCCAATGCGATATTGGATGGTACCGATGCGGTGATGTTGTCTGCAGAAACTGCCAGCGGCCAATTCCCCGTAAAAGTATTGACCATGGTTAACAAGATTTGTTTAAGTGCCGAAAAGCATGCAAGCTTTTATTACGATAGCAATGATGAAACCTGTCATTACCAACGTGCAGACCAAGCAATTGCAATGGCAACCATGCATGCCGCCAATCATTTCCCCATTCGCGCGATTATTACTCTGACAGAATCGGGAGATACTGCGTTATGGATTTCAAGACAACAAAGCAGGGTTCCTATAATTGCCGTGTCGGCGAATAAACGAAC
It includes:
- the gap gene encoding type I glyceraldehyde-3-phosphate dehydrogenase, with the protein product MTIRVAINGYGRIGRCILRAIFESKKQNEFEIVAINDLSAIDVTAHLTRYDTTHGRFASDVSVEGDMLIIDGHAIKIIAERNPLNLPWKELNIDLVLECTGFFTEREKAMQHISAGAKKVLISAPGKNVDATIVYGVNHHTLKSSDLIVSNASCTTNCLAPVVKPLNDALGIEAGLLNTVHAYTNDQMLLDGSHEDLRRARAAAHSIIPTKTGAAAAVGLVLPELAGKLDGFAMRVPVLNVSVIDLTFTAKRDTTAQEVNDIVRQAKSRILQINDDPLVSCDFNHNPASAIFDTTQTKVFGNLVKIVAWYDNEWGFSNRMLDTAQQMMNC
- a CDS encoding phosphoglycerate kinase, producing MNLIQMHDIDLSGKRVLIREDLNVPIKEGIITSDQRLQAALPTIKAALDAGAAVMVISHLGRPEEGKFERRFSMEPIAQYLEENLDYPVRFVSDYLNGLDVKPGELVVCENVRFNVGEKNNDEQLAKKLAALCDIFVMDAFGTAHRAQASTYGVAQYAPIAVAGPLLVRELDALNKALAAPKKPIVAIVGGAKVSTKLSLLRQLVTRVDYLIPGGGIANTFLKAQGFEIGVSLYEQNLLDEAREILQLAKEKGCQIPLPTDVVVGKTFSEHCPAYNKSLHNVAADDMILDIGPMTVAEYVDIIDKAKTIIWNGPVGVFEFAQFAYGTRALAIAIAESEAFSIAGGGDTLAAIDLYDLNQQISYVSTGGGAFLECLEGKTLPAVAILQERAKDVKTN
- the pyk gene encoding pyruvate kinase, yielding MLRQTKIVATLGPSSSDPITLRAMLTAGVDVVRINFSHADASASQLISLVREIAEELQLPVAVMADLQGPKIRIGRFENKSITLVEGQDFTLDCNAAELLGNHTEVSVAYPNLSAELTPGDHLLLNDGLVELEVKEIVGSKIHCRVIEGGILSDLKGLNRKGGGLAARTMTEKDKRDLRTAIEAEVDYISLSFVKDAEDIRHTRALMSEFGKKIPIIAKIERTEALDYLTEIILESDAIMVARGDLGVEIGAAEVPAIQKHIIGEARRLDKVVITATQMMESMINNPQPTRAEVSDVANAILDGTDAVMLSAETASGQFPVKVLTMVNKICLSAEKHASFYYDSNDETCHYQRADQAIAMATMHAANHFPIRAIITLTESGDTALWISRQQSRVPIIAVSANKRTIGRLCLAHNVFPVFMNYYSFNSETLNQQVLTELIRLGHLETKGFVLLTRGRIIGTAGGTNSMEIIQV